The Aggregicoccus sp. 17bor-14 genome window below encodes:
- the serA gene encoding phosphoglycerate dehydrogenase: MTHPSPAAKRSHPVKVDGPPRVLLLEGIHPSAEEMLRADGLQVERLKGALKPEELALKLQDVHLLGIRSKTTVPSEVLARAPHLLAVGAFCIGTNQVDLKAANVGGVPVFNAPFSNTRSVAELVIAEIIALTRQLGDRSREVHQGQWRKVATGSHEVRGKTLGIVGYGHIGSQVGVLAEALGMRVLFYDVMTKLPLGNVRPVATLPELLQASDFVTLHVPALPTTVNLIGADALAHMRPGAALINASRGTVVDIPALARALKSGHLSGAAVDVYPEEPETNSDGFVTELQGLPNVILTPHIGGSTEEAQEAIGREVATSLLKFYRAGATTGAVNFPNVESPLVPGTHRILNVHRNVPGVLRDINRIVSDLNANIHAQVLQTDQNVGYLVMDLDQDVSAPVCAAIAGLGTDIKTRIVS; this comes from the coding sequence ATGACCCACCCGTCTCCTGCCGCGAAGCGCTCCCACCCGGTCAAAGTCGATGGCCCCCCGCGGGTCCTGCTGCTCGAGGGCATCCACCCCTCCGCCGAGGAGATGCTGCGCGCGGACGGGCTGCAGGTGGAGCGGCTGAAGGGGGCGCTGAAGCCGGAGGAGCTCGCGCTCAAGCTGCAGGACGTGCACCTGCTGGGCATCCGCAGCAAGACGACGGTGCCCTCGGAGGTGCTCGCGCGCGCGCCGCACCTGCTCGCGGTGGGCGCCTTCTGCATCGGCACGAACCAGGTGGACCTGAAGGCGGCGAACGTGGGCGGGGTGCCGGTGTTCAACGCGCCCTTCAGCAACACGCGCAGCGTGGCGGAGCTGGTCATCGCGGAGATCATCGCCCTCACGCGTCAGCTCGGAGACCGCAGCCGCGAGGTGCACCAGGGGCAGTGGCGCAAGGTGGCCACCGGCAGCCACGAGGTGCGCGGCAAGACGCTGGGCATCGTGGGCTACGGGCACATCGGCAGCCAGGTGGGCGTGCTCGCCGAGGCGCTGGGCATGCGGGTGCTCTTCTACGACGTGATGACGAAGCTGCCGCTGGGCAACGTGCGCCCGGTGGCCACGCTCCCCGAGCTGCTGCAGGCGAGCGACTTCGTCACCCTGCACGTGCCGGCGCTGCCCACCACGGTGAACCTCATCGGCGCGGACGCGCTCGCGCACATGCGCCCCGGCGCGGCCCTCATCAACGCGAGCCGCGGCACGGTGGTGGACATCCCGGCGCTCGCGCGCGCGCTCAAGAGCGGGCACCTGAGCGGCGCGGCGGTGGACGTGTACCCGGAGGAGCCGGAGACCAACAGCGACGGCTTCGTCACCGAGCTGCAGGGGCTGCCCAACGTCATCCTCACCCCGCACATCGGCGGCTCCACCGAGGAGGCCCAGGAGGCGATCGGCCGCGAGGTGGCCACCAGCCTGCTCAAGTTCTACCGGGCCGGCGCGACGACGGGCGCGGTGAACTTCCCCAACGTGGAGAGCCCGCTGGTCCCCGGCACCCACCGCATCCTCAACGTGCACCGCAACGTGCCCGGCGTGCTGCGCGACATCAACCGCATCGTCTCGGACCTCAACGCGAACATCCACGCGCAGGTGCTGCAGACGGACCAGAACGTGGGCTACCTCGTCATGGACCTGGACCAGGACGTCTCGGCGCCGGTGTGCGCGGCCATCGCGGGGCTGGGCACGGACATCAAGACGCGCATCGTGAGCTAG
- a CDS encoding FAD-binding oxidoreductase produces the protein MASTPLPPEFLRALEEGFPEDFLTREPGDLAEYGRDWTKVYAPAPAAVAFPRTTQEVSRLLALCSAHRVAVVPSGGRTGLAGGAVAARGELVLSLQRMSALGEVDLLGNTVRVQAGAVTEAVHQHAGAHGLTWPVDFASKGSSQVGGNIATNAGGVKVIRYGLTRQWVLGLQVVLASGEVLELNGALEKNNTGTDLRQLFIGSEGTLGVITEATLKLAPLPGPQSVFLFAVPDVAAVLRLFREARRAPLSLSAYEFFTDRCLARVQRHRRLRSPFEAPSGCYVLMEAESANAEAVEAWLGSLFERGLVTDGTLAQGAQQAQELWALRESISESLAATGLPHKNDISLPVARLEAFCSELESVFSARYPGWEICLFGHIGDGNLHVNVMKPDGMDKAEFLAHTREADPTMFELVKRHAGSISAEHGVGLLKKPYLAYSRSPGELALLRTLKRALDPLGILNPGKVVDAP, from the coding sequence ATGGCCTCCACTCCCCTGCCGCCCGAGTTCCTGCGCGCCCTCGAGGAGGGCTTCCCCGAGGACTTCCTCACCCGCGAGCCCGGGGACCTGGCCGAGTACGGCCGGGACTGGACGAAGGTGTACGCGCCTGCGCCCGCGGCGGTGGCCTTCCCGCGCACCACGCAGGAGGTGAGCCGGCTGCTCGCGCTGTGCAGCGCCCACCGGGTGGCGGTGGTGCCCAGCGGCGGGCGCACGGGGCTCGCGGGCGGCGCGGTGGCGGCGCGCGGGGAGCTGGTGCTCAGCCTGCAGCGCATGAGCGCGCTGGGCGAGGTGGACCTGCTGGGCAACACCGTGCGCGTGCAGGCGGGCGCGGTCACCGAGGCGGTGCACCAGCACGCTGGCGCCCACGGGCTCACCTGGCCGGTGGACTTCGCCTCCAAGGGCAGCTCGCAGGTGGGCGGGAACATCGCCACCAACGCGGGCGGGGTGAAGGTCATCCGCTACGGCCTCACCCGCCAGTGGGTGCTGGGGCTGCAGGTGGTGCTCGCCTCCGGTGAGGTGCTGGAGCTCAACGGCGCGCTGGAGAAGAACAACACCGGCACCGACCTGCGCCAGCTCTTCATCGGCAGCGAGGGCACGCTGGGGGTCATCACCGAGGCCACGCTGAAGCTCGCGCCGCTGCCCGGGCCCCAGAGCGTGTTCCTCTTCGCGGTGCCGGACGTGGCGGCGGTGCTGCGGCTGTTTCGCGAGGCGCGCCGCGCGCCCCTCTCCCTCTCCGCGTACGAGTTCTTCACCGACCGCTGCCTCGCGCGCGTGCAGCGCCACCGCAGGCTGCGCAGCCCCTTCGAGGCCCCGAGCGGCTGCTACGTGCTGATGGAGGCGGAGAGCGCGAACGCCGAGGCGGTGGAGGCCTGGCTCGGGTCGCTCTTCGAGCGCGGGCTCGTCACCGACGGCACGCTCGCGCAGGGCGCGCAGCAGGCACAGGAGCTGTGGGCGCTGCGCGAGAGCATCAGCGAGAGCCTCGCGGCGACGGGCCTGCCGCACAAGAACGACATCTCGCTGCCGGTGGCCCGGCTCGAGGCCTTCTGCAGCGAGCTCGAGAGCGTGTTCAGCGCGCGCTACCCGGGCTGGGAGATCTGCCTCTTCGGCCACATCGGGGACGGCAACCTGCACGTGAACGTGATGAAGCCGGACGGCATGGACAAGGCGGAGTTCCTCGCCCACACCCGCGAGGCGGACCCCACGATGTTCGAGCTCGTGAAGCGCCACGCGGGCAGCATCAGCGCCGAGCACGGCGTGGGGCTGCTCAAGAAGCCCTACCTCGCCTACTCGCGCAGCCCCGGGGAGCTCGCGCTCCTGCGCACGCTCAAGCGCGCGCTGGACCCGCTGGGCATCCTCAACCCCGGCAAGGTGGTGGACGCGCCCTAG